In one window of Leptospira sp. WS92.C1 DNA:
- a CDS encoding TldD/PmbA family protein: protein MHTDKAHLILEAGLSRKADFVEIFEEETRSSSVSLRDRKIEQSFAGIDYGIGIRLIYGTDVLYAHTNNEDSEHLISLIDLLADSRGAAKGAGQAFVLRGDIKTPNFPANIRDPRKVTPDEKLELLFRADQTARGTSSNIVQVSASASDSVSKIGIYNSEGLALEDLRVRSRFSINVAAEKEGERFVASENPGAKKGFEFFSNLPIEQLSKTAAERALLMLSAGYIQGKKMPVVMGNGFGGVIFHEACGHPLETEAIRKKSSPFVGKLGETIGQSCLTAIDDGTIPDSWGSISVDDEGSAPQKTVLIENGVLKNYLSDRIGAEEVGVPKTGSARRESYMYAPVSRMRNTYIAAGTDSFESMLAGVEYGLFAKKMGGGSVNPSTGEFNFSVEEGYVIRNGKIAEPVRGATLIGKGDEILPKISMVGNDLELAAGMCGAASGSVPVTVGQPSLKVDEILVGGRS, encoded by the coding sequence ATGCATACAGACAAAGCCCACCTCATTCTGGAAGCAGGACTTTCCAGAAAAGCAGATTTCGTAGAAATATTTGAAGAAGAAACAAGATCCTCTTCCGTAAGTTTAAGAGATCGTAAAATCGAACAAAGTTTTGCAGGAATTGATTACGGAATTGGAATCCGATTGATCTATGGAACCGACGTTCTTTACGCACATACAAACAACGAAGATTCGGAACATCTCATTTCGTTGATCGATCTTCTTGCCGATTCGAGAGGTGCCGCCAAAGGCGCAGGACAGGCCTTTGTTCTTCGAGGTGATATCAAGACGCCGAATTTTCCCGCAAACATTCGAGATCCTCGGAAAGTGACCCCGGATGAAAAATTGGAATTATTATTCAGAGCGGATCAAACCGCGCGCGGAACTTCTTCCAACATCGTTCAAGTAAGCGCTTCCGCATCGGATTCCGTTTCTAAGATAGGAATTTACAATTCGGAAGGATTGGCCTTGGAAGACTTGCGGGTTCGGAGCCGATTTAGCATCAACGTAGCCGCGGAAAAAGAGGGGGAACGATTTGTTGCCTCCGAAAATCCGGGAGCAAAAAAGGGATTCGAATTTTTTAGCAATCTCCCGATTGAACAACTTTCTAAAACGGCCGCGGAAAGGGCTTTGCTTATGTTATCCGCCGGATACATCCAAGGTAAAAAAATGCCGGTCGTGATGGGGAACGGTTTTGGAGGGGTAATCTTTCACGAAGCCTGCGGACATCCCTTGGAAACCGAAGCCATTCGCAAAAAGTCTTCTCCTTTTGTGGGAAAGTTAGGCGAAACCATCGGACAATCCTGTCTGACCGCGATTGACGACGGAACGATTCCGGATTCTTGGGGAAGTATTTCCGTGGATGACGAAGGATCGGCGCCGCAGAAGACGGTTTTGATCGAGAATGGAGTTTTAAAAAATTATCTTTCCGATCGAATCGGAGCCGAAGAAGTGGGAGTTCCTAAAACGGGAAGCGCTCGTAGAGAAAGTTATATGTATGCTCCCGTTTCCAGAATGAGAAACACTTACATCGCAGCGGGTACCGATTCTTTTGAATCCATGTTGGCGGGTGTGGAATACGGACTTTTTGCAAAGAAGATGGGCGGAGGTTCCGTAAATCCATCCACGGGAGAATTTAATTTTTCAGTAGAAGAAGGATATGTGATCCGAAACGGCAAAATCGCGGAACCTGTCAGAGGAGCGACTTTGATCGGAAAGGGGGACGAGATTCTTCCCAAGATCAGCATGGTAGGAAACGATCTCGAATTGGCTGCGGGAATGTGCGGCGCCGCGTCGGGTTCTGTTCCGGTTACGGTGGGGCAACCTTCCTTGAAAGTGGACGAGATTCTCGTGGGAGGCCGTTCTTGA
- a CDS encoding TldD/PmbA family protein, with the protein MNLDQSVEYVLDECKRKGLGQFDLVGAESKDVGIELFKKRVSNTELSNSRGIGIRLIQNGKPGYSYSEKLSQEALSQMVEDAIAQAKISDVLDIDLPGPSKLPEIPIRSYEESLESLGFEWLKSTGEKLDDLAWSVGDKIENVPYSYAGKTWSRFILANSNGLYHSEKSNLISAGVALVATDGKSKKMGGYTRSGLDVEKIQPEFIVSTATERSLALLGAEPVKSGTYPVVLSNRISPQIFGMFSSPFSADSVQKGLSRLEGKVGSQIASSNWNVFCDPHVIDYPGSRLLDAEGILTKKKSIIQDGVLQTYLYNLESAKKAGVTPTGNAVRSYGGRVGTSFHNYVVPKGNDSLEELLARYPECIYILKLEGGSGCSAVSGEISIGVQGFYYKNGKPVHPVDRITMNLNFFDLLFRIEGISNEYNDSYSSIKIPDILIREASIAG; encoded by the coding sequence TTGAATTTGGATCAATCCGTCGAATACGTGTTAGACGAATGCAAACGAAAAGGTTTGGGCCAATTCGATCTCGTGGGTGCGGAATCCAAAGACGTGGGAATCGAGCTTTTTAAAAAAAGAGTCAGCAATACTGAACTTTCCAATTCCAGGGGAATCGGAATCCGTCTGATTCAAAACGGCAAACCCGGTTATTCTTACAGCGAAAAATTATCCCAGGAAGCCCTATCCCAAATGGTGGAAGACGCGATCGCACAGGCGAAAATTTCCGATGTGTTGGATATCGATCTTCCCGGTCCTTCCAAACTTCCTGAAATTCCGATCCGCTCTTATGAAGAATCTTTAGAATCCCTCGGTTTCGAATGGTTGAAATCCACGGGAGAGAAGTTGGACGATTTGGCGTGGTCCGTAGGAGATAAGATCGAAAACGTTCCGTATTCGTATGCGGGTAAAACCTGGAGCCGATTTATATTAGCAAATTCGAATGGATTGTATCACAGTGAAAAATCGAATCTGATTTCCGCTGGAGTTGCGTTAGTCGCAACCGATGGAAAGTCGAAGAAGATGGGCGGGTATACACGATCGGGTTTGGACGTGGAAAAAATTCAACCAGAGTTTATCGTTTCCACCGCAACCGAACGTTCTTTGGCGCTTTTGGGGGCTGAACCCGTCAAAAGCGGAACGTATCCTGTTGTTCTTTCAAACAGAATCAGTCCTCAGATTTTTGGAATGTTCTCGTCTCCGTTTTCCGCGGACAGCGTTCAAAAAGGACTTTCCAGACTGGAAGGAAAGGTAGGCTCGCAGATCGCGTCTTCCAACTGGAACGTTTTCTGCGATCCCCACGTGATCGATTATCCCGGTTCCCGGCTTTTGGACGCGGAAGGAATTTTAACGAAGAAGAAGTCCATCATCCAAGACGGAGTTTTGCAGACGTATCTTTATAATTTGGAATCGGCGAAAAAGGCGGGTGTGACCCCCACCGGAAATGCGGTTCGTTCGTATGGGGGAAGGGTCGGCACTTCGTTTCATAATTACGTGGTTCCGAAAGGAAACGACTCTCTTGAGGAGTTGCTGGCACGTTATCCGGAATGTATCTACATTCTCAAATTGGAAGGCGGATCGGGATGCAGCGCCGTCTCCGGGGAAATTTCGATCGGGGTGCAAGGCTTTTATTATAAAAACGGAAAGCCCGTTCATCCGGTGGATAGAATTACAATGAACTTGAATTTTTTTGATCTCCTTTTTCGAATCGAGGGAATTTCAAACGAATACAACGATTCTTATTCTTCTATAAAGATTCCGGACATTCTGATCCGTGAAGCGAGCATTGCTGGTTAA
- a CDS encoding alpha-2-macroglobulin — protein sequence MRSFCFIIFILFAGSLSAQVQIEFNPTGEVKRPSQIRARFSESMIPLGNPKFSLYPFEIRCPVKGTERWVDDKNWVLEFHSPLPGGVECSFETKKIKSISGNSPKEGERFSFYTGGPEMESSSPYAGGVIDEEQIFVLDLDSEVDLSSASDHLYFVAEGIREKIGFSIVSDQSLEKKILKASYREEIKSPTTILLKPDQKFPSGKKVYLILEQGLKSKSGIVRSSTRKIEYTVRKPFLAEFSCSRVNAKAACIPSLPFYVTFTAPVAVETLKKIQLQTADGKLIPAKVNSEDGNYNYGVSFPAPIQPKSKFQVLLPSAIKDDAERSLSNQSSFPLSVSTEDYPPLLKFSAKFGILERFPEAILPVTIRNLEAENPVRHYQIKTNPANQETLDKQFDKLKEKGKEILNWATGKDEKETQGSTKQFTGKELILGPNQIAEIRKYLRILESLEHKDSLFEPSKNPLPATNEIKLQSKHGTRRFEVVGIPLKTPGFHIVEMKSDVLGNSFLGTNQPFYVRTGALVTNLSLHFKWGKESSLVWVTRLNDAKPVANADVQIYNCKNEKIFSGKTNSSGTLLIRGIPYKNDVRRCSWKSYENGLFLTAAFEDDFTFSHTKWQNGIENWRFNLPGDYESSSVLFHPVLDRTLFRAGETLSMKIVSRAKRSLGFEFPASKEFPMYAKIIHSGTEKEYSIPLKWNMEGTSSAQFKIPKEANLGVYQIVLTEFSGTANRNVNIGEFRLEEFRVPLMKADFQTTGSNIRPSKLEITGNIRYLSGGGAGKIPVLVRTRVVPGGAVSFADYPEFYFSNGKVNKKQDDSEWETQTARSFVKNSLVLDSRGFFESTVKNIPESDSPQRLEAELEYRDPNGEIQSAYRSFPIYPSGYHIGIAPESWAATQDSVKFKVAVLDLNGKPVEGKKVIVQSFTKKYYSHRKRLVGGFYSYEHKPEVKELGEFCSGKTNDKGFLFCSGVVKETGEVFFEASLSGENVKANSSVWITGKEDIWFAAADHDRMDLLPEKKEYQAGEKAKFQIRMPFREATALVTVEREGILTSFIKPLSGKNPILEIPIENAYAPNVFVSVLAVRGRVDTPKETALVDLARPSFRLGVAQIRVGWKPFEIPLRVETDKAVYGTRQKAKVKIQIDHLSSQVKKDARITLAAVDQGLLELKSNDSWDLLRAMMKERGNSVETSTAQLQVIGRRHFGLKSLPPGGGGGGATTRELFDTLLYWKADLKPDENGKLEVEIPLNDSLTSFQIVAIVHSGKDKFGSASTQIQTTRDVLVYPSIAPFAREKDLTQSGLSLKNTSNRSLQLEISPKTSPDLKLESKKIELGAGESKIVNWEISIPTQKNEIVYEFNTREIGGEFSDTVRFRQKVGESVPVRVLQSTFVQLEDGKFSVPIQENQEAIAGSGKLEVSLKSTLTGGAILSAKDHMNTYPYSCLEQKLSKAVSSGATKEWDQIMAHLGAYLDGDGLLKFFPSSIYGSEILTAYILILSSESGFVIPDAVRETMIQALNRYSKDLIFRNSYVSNTDTKLKKIIVLDALSRFTSLGDDSIRAVQTDPKILPTDILISLRNIYSKSNAFKNQIAGLDVLLKSRFRIQGTSYNFADEPGLWWLLSSGDSTVMRTILSVVKDPSWKEDLPRLIRGAIARQSKGHWDITTANALGILAFQNYSKQFEKDSVEGNTLVTLGNNSNTLEWKNKKDPPPISIPMPGSTQNLEFVQNGSGKPYAVIHTKAALPLKEKLESGMRLDKEIIDESGSSKSSFREGDLVRVRLKIKTESDLSWVAIKDPIPAGASILGSGLGNDSRSGSELVKDDNWWSSPTFIERKWEGYTAYFEYLPAGTVTLEYVYRINHAGRFVLPQTRVEAMYLPDQFAEVPNPDQSVTKE from the coding sequence CTGCGAAGTTTTTGTTTTATAATTTTTATACTCTTTGCGGGAAGTTTGAGCGCTCAGGTTCAGATCGAATTCAACCCGACCGGAGAAGTAAAAAGACCGTCTCAAATCCGGGCGCGATTTTCGGAATCCATGATTCCATTAGGAAATCCTAAATTTTCTTTGTATCCGTTTGAAATCCGTTGTCCTGTAAAAGGCACGGAACGCTGGGTCGACGATAAAAACTGGGTTTTGGAATTCCATTCCCCGCTTCCAGGAGGAGTGGAATGCAGTTTTGAAACAAAAAAGATCAAATCGATTTCCGGAAATTCTCCGAAAGAGGGGGAACGTTTTTCCTTTTATACCGGCGGTCCCGAGATGGAATCGTCTTCGCCTTACGCGGGCGGAGTCATTGACGAGGAGCAGATTTTTGTTCTCGACCTGGATTCGGAAGTGGATCTTTCTTCTGCGTCCGATCATCTTTACTTTGTAGCCGAGGGAATTCGTGAAAAGATCGGATTTAGCATCGTGAGCGACCAGTCCCTGGAAAAAAAAATTCTCAAAGCCAGTTATCGGGAAGAAATAAAAAGTCCGACAACAATTTTGCTCAAACCCGATCAAAAATTTCCGAGTGGTAAAAAGGTTTATCTCATACTGGAACAAGGACTCAAATCCAAATCCGGAATCGTCAGAAGTTCCACAAGAAAAATTGAATATACGGTTCGAAAGCCGTTTCTGGCGGAATTCAGTTGCAGTCGAGTCAACGCAAAGGCGGCTTGTATTCCCTCTCTTCCTTTTTACGTAACGTTTACCGCCCCGGTCGCGGTGGAAACTCTTAAAAAAATTCAGCTACAAACCGCCGATGGAAAACTAATTCCAGCAAAGGTAAATTCCGAAGACGGAAATTACAATTACGGAGTGAGTTTTCCGGCTCCGATCCAGCCGAAATCCAAATTTCAAGTCCTTCTTCCTTCAGCGATAAAAGACGACGCGGAGCGTTCTCTCTCCAATCAATCTTCCTTTCCTCTGAGTGTTTCTACGGAGGATTATCCGCCTCTGCTAAAATTTTCCGCGAAGTTTGGAATTTTGGAGCGTTTTCCGGAAGCGATTCTTCCCGTTACCATTCGAAACTTGGAGGCGGAGAATCCGGTTCGCCACTATCAGATCAAAACCAACCCTGCAAATCAGGAAACTCTCGACAAACAGTTTGATAAACTCAAGGAGAAAGGAAAAGAGATCCTCAATTGGGCCACAGGAAAGGACGAGAAGGAAACACAGGGATCCACAAAACAATTTACGGGAAAAGAACTGATCTTAGGACCGAATCAGATCGCAGAGATCCGGAAGTATTTGAGAATTTTGGAATCTTTGGAACACAAGGATTCTCTTTTTGAACCTTCGAAGAATCCGCTTCCTGCGACGAACGAAATCAAACTGCAGTCAAAACACGGGACTCGCAGATTTGAAGTGGTCGGAATTCCCCTGAAAACTCCGGGTTTTCACATCGTGGAGATGAAATCGGACGTATTGGGGAATTCTTTTTTAGGAACCAATCAACCGTTTTATGTAAGAACCGGAGCGCTTGTTACCAATCTTTCTCTTCATTTTAAATGGGGTAAGGAATCTTCCTTAGTCTGGGTTACGAGGTTGAACGACGCAAAACCGGTGGCAAACGCGGATGTTCAGATTTACAATTGTAAAAATGAAAAAATTTTTTCGGGTAAAACAAACAGTTCGGGAACCTTGCTGATCCGCGGAATTCCATACAAGAACGATGTTCGTCGCTGTTCTTGGAAATCGTATGAAAACGGTTTGTTCCTGACCGCCGCTTTCGAAGACGACTTTACGTTCAGTCATACCAAATGGCAAAACGGAATTGAAAATTGGAGATTCAATCTTCCGGGAGATTACGAAAGTAGTTCCGTTTTGTTTCACCCGGTTTTGGACCGGACTTTGTTTCGTGCCGGAGAAACCCTTTCCATGAAAATCGTTTCCAGAGCCAAACGCTCTCTCGGATTTGAATTTCCCGCATCCAAGGAATTCCCGATGTATGCGAAGATCATTCATTCCGGAACCGAAAAAGAATATTCCATTCCTCTAAAATGGAATATGGAAGGAACAAGCTCCGCTCAATTTAAGATTCCCAAAGAAGCAAATCTCGGTGTTTATCAAATTGTATTAACCGAATTTTCCGGAACCGCAAACAGAAATGTGAATATCGGAGAATTTCGTTTGGAGGAATTCAGAGTTCCTTTGATGAAAGCAGATTTTCAAACGACGGGTTCGAACATCCGCCCTTCCAAGTTGGAAATCACAGGAAACATTCGTTATTTGTCAGGAGGGGGAGCGGGTAAAATTCCCGTTTTAGTGAGAACCAGAGTGGTTCCCGGTGGTGCCGTTTCTTTTGCCGATTATCCGGAATTCTACTTTAGCAATGGAAAGGTGAACAAAAAACAGGATGATTCCGAATGGGAAACACAGACCGCCCGAAGTTTTGTTAAAAACTCACTCGTGCTTGATTCAAGGGGATTTTTTGAAAGCACGGTCAAAAACATTCCGGAATCCGATTCTCCACAACGTTTGGAGGCGGAGTTGGAATACAGGGATCCAAACGGAGAAATTCAGAGCGCCTATCGCTCGTTTCCGATCTATCCTTCGGGATATCATATCGGTATCGCTCCCGAGAGTTGGGCTGCGACGCAGGACTCCGTCAAGTTCAAGGTGGCCGTTTTGGATCTGAACGGAAAGCCGGTTGAAGGTAAAAAAGTCATCGTTCAATCGTTTACAAAAAAATACTATTCGCATCGAAAACGTTTGGTCGGAGGCTTTTATAGTTACGAACATAAACCGGAAGTGAAAGAGCTGGGAGAATTTTGTTCCGGAAAAACAAATGATAAAGGATTTCTTTTTTGTTCGGGTGTCGTAAAGGAAACGGGAGAGGTTTTCTTCGAAGCCTCTCTTTCCGGAGAAAACGTAAAGGCAAATTCTTCGGTTTGGATCACGGGAAAAGAGGACATTTGGTTTGCAGCTGCGGATCACGATCGAATGGATTTGCTTCCGGAAAAGAAAGAATATCAGGCCGGAGAAAAAGCAAAATTCCAAATTAGAATGCCTTTTCGAGAAGCGACCGCGCTCGTGACAGTGGAACGAGAGGGAATTCTCACTTCGTTTATCAAACCGTTGAGCGGTAAAAATCCGATACTGGAAATTCCGATTGAAAACGCATACGCGCCTAACGTGTTTGTTTCCGTATTGGCGGTTCGAGGGCGCGTCGACACTCCTAAAGAAACCGCTCTTGTGGATTTGGCAAGACCGTCGTTTCGATTGGGTGTGGCCCAGATCCGGGTCGGCTGGAAACCATTCGAGATCCCGCTTCGAGTGGAAACGGATAAGGCGGTTTATGGAACCAGACAAAAAGCAAAAGTTAAAATTCAAATCGATCATCTTTCTTCTCAGGTAAAAAAGGATGCGAGGATTACGTTAGCCGCCGTCGATCAAGGCTTGTTGGAACTCAAATCGAACGATAGTTGGGATCTGCTCCGTGCGATGATGAAAGAAAGAGGAAACTCCGTTGAGACCTCAACGGCACAACTCCAAGTAATCGGACGCAGACATTTCGGATTGAAAAGTTTACCTCCGGGTGGCGGGGGAGGCGGCGCGACAACGAGAGAATTGTTTGATACTCTTTTGTATTGGAAAGCCGACTTAAAACCCGATGAAAACGGGAAGTTGGAGGTGGAGATTCCTCTCAATGATTCTTTGACATCGTTTCAAATCGTGGCGATTGTACATTCCGGAAAAGATAAATTCGGTTCCGCATCGACCCAGATCCAAACCACAAGAGACGTGCTTGTATATCCGAGTATCGCACCGTTTGCAAGAGAAAAGGATCTGACACAAAGCGGGCTTTCACTCAAGAATACGAGCAATCGTTCTCTCCAATTGGAAATCAGTCCTAAAACTTCTCCCGATCTCAAATTGGAATCCAAAAAAATCGAACTCGGTGCAGGGGAATCCAAGATCGTAAACTGGGAAATTTCCATTCCGACTCAGAAGAATGAAATCGTATATGAATTCAACACTCGGGAAATCGGCGGCGAATTTTCAGATACGGTTCGTTTTCGTCAAAAGGTGGGGGAGTCCGTTCCTGTAAGAGTGTTGCAATCCACCTTTGTTCAACTGGAAGACGGGAAGTTCAGCGTTCCTATCCAAGAAAATCAAGAAGCGATTGCGGGAAGCGGGAAATTGGAAGTCAGTCTAAAGTCCACTCTGACCGGCGGAGCGATTCTTTCGGCAAAGGATCATATGAATACGTATCCGTATTCTTGTTTGGAGCAAAAACTTTCCAAGGCGGTCTCTTCCGGAGCCACGAAAGAATGGGATCAGATTATGGCACATCTCGGCGCGTATTTGGATGGAGATGGTCTCTTGAAGTTCTTTCCTTCTTCTATCTATGGAAGCGAGATTTTAACCGCATATATTTTGATTCTTTCCTCGGAATCCGGTTTTGTCATACCCGATGCGGTGCGGGAAACGATGATCCAAGCATTGAATCGATACAGCAAAGATTTGATTTTTAGAAACAGTTACGTTTCCAATACGGACACAAAATTAAAAAAGATCATCGTATTGGATGCCTTGTCCCGATTTACTTCTCTTGGGGACGATAGTATTCGCGCGGTTCAAACGGATCCGAAAATTCTGCCCACTGACATTTTGATCAGTTTGAGAAATATCTATTCCAAATCGAATGCTTTTAAGAATCAGATTGCTGGGTTAGACGTCCTTCTTAAGTCCCGATTTAGAATCCAGGGAACTTCCTACAACTTTGCGGATGAGCCCGGGCTTTGGTGGCTTTTGTCTTCCGGTGACTCTACGGTAATGAGAACCATTTTATCCGTAGTCAAAGATCCTTCTTGGAAAGAGGATCTACCTCGGCTGATCCGAGGAGCGATCGCAAGACAATCCAAGGGGCATTGGGATATCACTACCGCAAACGCTCTGGGAATTTTAGCGTTTCAGAATTACTCCAAACAGTTTGAAAAAGATTCCGTGGAAGGAAACACGTTAGTCACTCTCGGAAACAACAGCAACACATTGGAGTGGAAGAATAAAAAAGATCCTCCTCCTATTTCGATTCCGATGCCAGGCTCCACACAAAATTTGGAATTTGTCCAAAATGGAAGTGGCAAACCGTATGCGGTGATTCATACAAAAGCCGCGCTGCCTTTAAAGGAAAAACTGGAAAGCGGAATGAGGCTTGATAAGGAAATCATAGACGAGTCCGGAAGCAGTAAATCTTCTTTTAGGGAAGGGGATTTGGTTCGAGTCCGATTGAAAATCAAAACCGAATCGGATCTTTCCTGGGTCGCGATCAAGGATCCGATTCCTGCGGGTGCGAGCATTTTGGGTTCCGGACTTGGAAACGATTCCCGTTCCGGATCAGAGTTGGTGAAAGACGACAACTGGTGGTCCTCGCCGACTTTTATAGAAAGAAAATGGGAAGGATACACCGCATACTTTGAATATCTTCCTGCGGGAACGGTCACCTTAGAATACGTTTATCGAATCAATCATGCGGGCAGGTTTGTTCTTCCTCAGACTCGCGTTGAGGCGATGTATCTTCCCGATCAGTTTGCGGAAGTTCCCAATCCCGATCAATCTGTCACGAAGGAGTAA
- the pbpC gene encoding penicillin-binding protein 1C: MFLKNNILIIFCISILLYSDSLISQEDRVIPSYSEIRNGYSPSDGIIVDLYGRFLQTIRLDKKERKLVWTEESEIPETLLLSLLIQEDKRFFEHSGVDSYAVLGAVRDRVLGVSKRGASTLSMQLAGIFLKTTPGKRSFFDKWEQMSYARQLEKTWKKTEIIVAYLNLAQFRGELRGLRAVSRGLFQKEPSALSDTESILLVSLLPFPHAGPEFLSKRSCALAKKIDKADLCGSFFSTAEIATSKPTGLPSFGGIAYHFAQKVFKDNETRSEKNGRWKTTLDFDLQSKITELSKNILEGLKHQNVAETGILVLDNSSGAVLAYVGNLPNTRSFYVDAISSKRQAGSTLKPFLYALAFEKRILKPSSILEDSPAEWNAVSGIYRPSNYSNVYHGKVQAKYALASSLNIPAIHVLDLVGVPDFVQKLKELGILGLKRADFYGVSLALGTADVTLLELTNAYRTLANGGIYSETTLDPFKARQVLSESLQEGSSLARVYSRDSADTLSEILSNREYRSLSFGLNNHLSTRFFSAAKTGTSQDMRDNWCIGYSKKYTVGVWVGNMNGSPMWDVSGVTGAAPIWNAVMNLLQERESNSWNPILEIQNEVPKSRIANPSSNPKILVPGNETIFALDPDIPKGRQRLRFSASSFESGFRWILNGNTLGELKDKEWFWKPEKGFYILSLQDQNGKMIDSVVFEVR; this comes from the coding sequence TTGTTTTTAAAAAATAATATACTGATTATTTTTTGTATCAGTATATTATTGTATTCTGATTCCTTAATTTCCCAGGAAGATCGCGTCATTCCTTCTTATTCGGAAATACGAAATGGATATTCGCCTTCCGATGGAATCATCGTGGATCTTTACGGAAGATTTTTACAGACGATCCGTTTGGATAAGAAGGAAAGAAAACTCGTCTGGACGGAAGAATCGGAAATTCCGGAAACATTACTTCTTTCTCTTTTGATCCAGGAGGACAAGCGATTCTTCGAACATTCTGGGGTGGATTCCTATGCGGTTTTAGGCGCGGTTCGAGATCGGGTTCTTGGAGTTTCCAAACGGGGAGCCAGCACTTTGTCTATGCAGTTGGCCGGGATTTTTCTTAAGACCACGCCGGGCAAACGAAGTTTCTTCGATAAATGGGAACAGATGTCCTATGCTCGACAACTCGAAAAGACCTGGAAGAAAACGGAGATCATTGTCGCGTATCTCAATCTCGCACAGTTTCGGGGAGAATTGAGAGGGCTTCGTGCGGTCAGCAGAGGGCTTTTTCAAAAGGAACCCTCCGCGTTGAGCGACACCGAATCCATTCTTCTTGTTTCTTTGCTACCGTTTCCGCACGCGGGTCCAGAATTCTTAAGCAAACGAAGTTGTGCCCTGGCTAAAAAAATAGACAAGGCTGATCTTTGCGGTTCTTTTTTTTCAACTGCCGAGATCGCAACCTCCAAACCGACTGGGTTGCCTTCTTTTGGGGGAATCGCGTATCACTTTGCCCAAAAAGTTTTTAAGGACAACGAAACTCGTTCGGAAAAAAACGGAAGATGGAAAACCACTTTGGACTTTGATCTTCAGTCGAAAATTACGGAACTTTCTAAAAACATTCTCGAAGGATTGAAACATCAAAACGTCGCCGAGACCGGCATTCTCGTTTTGGACAATTCATCTGGGGCGGTTCTTGCTTATGTGGGAAATCTTCCGAATACTCGTTCTTTTTATGTGGATGCGATTTCTTCTAAAAGACAAGCGGGATCCACGTTGAAACCGTTTTTATACGCTCTTGCGTTTGAAAAGAGGATTCTCAAGCCAAGTTCGATTTTGGAAGACTCTCCGGCGGAATGGAATGCGGTTTCCGGAATTTACAGACCTTCCAATTACAGTAATGTCTATCACGGAAAAGTTCAGGCAAAGTATGCGTTGGCTTCTTCTTTGAACATTCCGGCAATTCACGTTTTGGATCTGGTAGGAGTTCCGGATTTTGTCCAAAAATTGAAGGAACTCGGGATTTTAGGATTAAAACGGGCTGATTTTTACGGAGTTTCTTTGGCTTTGGGCACCGCGGACGTAACTTTATTAGAACTTACGAATGCGTATCGAACTCTTGCAAACGGAGGAATCTATTCCGAAACTACCCTGGATCCATTCAAAGCAAGACAGGTTCTTTCAGAAAGCCTTCAAGAAGGATCATCTTTGGCCCGCGTTTATTCACGGGATTCCGCAGACACGTTATCCGAAATCCTTTCCAATCGGGAATATCGTTCTCTCTCTTTCGGTTTAAACAATCACTTGAGTACGAGATTTTTTAGTGCGGCCAAAACGGGAACTTCTCAAGATATGCGTGACAACTGGTGTATTGGATATTCAAAAAAATACACGGTCGGTGTTTGGGTGGGGAATATGAACGGAAGTCCGATGTGGGATGTCAGTGGTGTGACCGGTGCGGCTCCGATTTGGAATGCAGTAATGAATCTTTTACAAGAACGGGAATCTAACTCCTGGAATCCAATCTTGGAAATACAGAACGAAGTTCCGAAGAGCAGGATCGCAAATCCTTCATCCAATCCAAAAATTCTCGTTCCCGGAAATGAGACCATCTTTGCGCTGGATCCCGATATTCCTAAAGGAAGACAGAGACTGCGCTTTTCTGCTTCCAGTTTTGAATCCGGTTTTCGATGGATCTTAAACGGAAACACTT